From Candidatus Poribacteria bacterium:
GGTTTTGGCATTACTACCCGCGACACCTGGCCGCGGTGCCGCCCCGATTGCTGTAGTAAGCGGTTTAACGAACATAACAGGCAAAAGCCAAAGGAAACACATGATGAACGAAAAAAGGTTTGAAGAGCTGCTTATCTCAACGATTAAGGAACTCCGTGAGGAATTCAAAGAACTTCGCCAAGATGTCTCAATGATCAAAACAGATGTTGCTTGGATGAAAGGTAAACTCGAAGGTAGAGCAGACATCCGCCATGTTGTGCTTACAGGTATCTCCATTTTTGTCGCTATCTGTGCGGTCGTTGTCGCATGGTTGAAATAGGGATTGGAAGAAAACAATTGGAATTACAGCAGAAAGCGGAAATTATATCAGAAGCACTGGAAGATTTATTCGGTGTCCCGACCCGCGAAGGCGCGGGAGATGTGTTAGAATGCCTTATCCTAACGATCCTGTCGCAAAATACGACAGATGTTAGCCGCGATAAAGGGTATGCTGTCCTAAAAGATCGGTTTCCAACGTGGGAGGATGTGTTGCACGCCGATGCCAAAGCGATAGAAGCAGCGATACGGATTGTTGGACTCGGAGAACAGAAAAGCCGGACGATCAAAAACTTCTTGACCTGGCTCAAAGCCGAACATGGGGAACTCTCACTGGCGTTCAT
This genomic window contains:
- a CDS encoding endonuclease III; this encodes MVEIGIGRKQLELQQKAEIISEALEDLFGVPTREGAGDVLECLILTILSQNTTDVSRDKGYAVLKDRFPTWEDVLHADAKAIEAAIRIVGLGEQKSRTIKNFLTWLKAEHGELSLAFMHGMETEEALAFLCQHKGIGIKTASVTLSFACGREVFPVDTHILRISKRLGLISPNCSAEKAHQLLPPIVPKHKAYPFHINLIYFGRKICDARKPLCERCPLTEHCLYFRENAEA